The proteins below come from a single Streptococcus porcinus genomic window:
- a CDS encoding C10 family peptidase, giving the protein MNKKKLGIKLLSILTLSGFILSNPVFASENFGRNEQEAKNSAITFIEKNDSIKAKAGGDAQNIKLDKVTLGDKLSDSNMYVYNISTGGFVIVSADKRSPEILGYSTKGSFDASGKENIASFIESYAKQITENKKIDTPYTDTTNIKQPVVNSLLDAKGIHYNQGYPYNLLTPIIEQAGPGEEKYIGQDAATGCVATATAQIMKYHNYPNKGLKDFTYTFSNKYFKSPITLTAPISTRVYNWNNILPSYNGNESDVQKTAVAQLMSDVGITVRMDYGPSSGSAGSPLVQKALKENFGYAQSVHQISRDSYSKEDWETQIDNELTQNQPVYYQGVGDLGGHAFVIDGSDGNDFYHVNWGWGGVADGFFRLDALNPSSLGTGGGSGGFNHYQSAVVGIKP; this is encoded by the coding sequence ATGAATAAAAAGAAATTAGGTATTAAGCTATTAAGTATTTTAACGTTAAGTGGATTTATCCTTTCTAATCCAGTTTTTGCTTCTGAAAACTTTGGTCGTAACGAACAAGAAGCCAAAAATTCAGCTATCACATTTATTGAAAAAAATGACTCTATCAAAGCTAAAGCTGGGGGAGATGCCCAAAACATTAAATTGGACAAAGTAACATTAGGGGATAAACTTTCCGACTCTAACATGTATGTCTACAATATTTCTACCGGTGGTTTCGTTATTGTTTCTGCAGATAAACGTTCTCCAGAGATTTTAGGCTATTCTACAAAAGGTTCATTCGATGCCAGTGGTAAGGAAAATATTGCTTCCTTTATTGAAAGCTATGCCAAACAAATTACAGAAAATAAAAAAATAGATACCCCATACACAGATACTACTAATATTAAACAACCAGTAGTTAACTCTCTACTAGATGCTAAAGGTATTCACTATAACCAAGGTTACCCTTACAATCTGTTAACACCTATTATAGAACAAGCAGGACCTGGAGAAGAAAAATATATAGGACAAGATGCAGCAACTGGATGTGTTGCTACTGCAACTGCTCAAATTATGAAATATCATAATTACCCTAATAAAGGATTAAAAGACTTCACTTATACCTTTAGTAATAAATACTTTAAGAGCCCTATAACATTAACTGCACCTATTTCTACTAGAGTGTACAACTGGAATAACATTTTACCTTCTTACAATGGAAACGAATCTGATGTTCAAAAAACAGCTGTTGCACAACTAATGTCTGACGTTGGTATTACAGTAAGAATGGACTACGGCCCATCCAGTGGTTCAGCAGGTAGTCCTCTCGTACAAAAAGCCTTGAAAGAAAACTTCGGCTACGCTCAATCTGTTCACCAAATTTCACGCGATAGTTACAGTAAAGAAGATTGGGAAACACAAATTGATAACGAATTGACTCAAAACCAACCAGTATACTACCAAGGTGTTGGTGACTTAGGTGGCCATGCATTCGTTATCGATGGTTCTGACGGAAATGACTTCTACCATGTTAACTGGGGCTGGGGCGGAGTCGCTGATGGTTTCTTCAGATTAGATGCTCTAAACCCTTCTTCTCTTGGTACTGGTGGAGGCTCTGGTGGCTTTAATCACTATCAAAGCGCTGTTGTCGGAATCAAACCTTAG
- a CDS encoding DNA/RNA non-specific endonuclease: MKLSKQKTSLLTVVLLLLSLSITTTSVDADRILTYPNVAHANSHSPSPISNKILPFTGQYQLQLNELDNLHRATSSHIQLQDRHETKDKRTKINYDPVGWHNYQFPYGDGTKKAWVMNRGHLVGYQFCGLNDEPRNLVTMTAWLNTGAYTGTNDSNPDGMLYYENRLDSWLALHPDFWLDYKVTPIYQGNELLPRQIELQYVGIDASGKLLPIRLNSDKERIDENGVITVVLENSAPNVNLDYLTGTATPKN; the protein is encoded by the coding sequence ATGAAATTATCTAAACAAAAGACAAGTTTGCTTACTGTTGTTTTATTATTACTTTCCCTTTCTATAACGACGACAAGCGTTGACGCCGATAGAATACTGACCTATCCAAATGTCGCGCATGCAAACTCGCATTCTCCGAGTCCTATATCGAACAAAATACTTCCATTTACAGGTCAGTATCAACTACAGCTTAACGAATTAGATAACCTCCACCGCGCTACTTCTTCGCATATACAACTTCAAGATAGACATGAAACCAAAGATAAACGTACTAAAATAAATTATGACCCTGTAGGGTGGCATAATTATCAATTCCCATATGGAGATGGCACAAAAAAAGCATGGGTAATGAATCGTGGTCATTTAGTTGGCTATCAATTCTGTGGCTTAAATGATGAGCCCAGAAACCTAGTAACCATGACTGCTTGGCTAAATACTGGAGCTTATACAGGAACAAATGACAGTAATCCTGATGGTATGCTATACTACGAAAATCGTTTAGACTCTTGGCTTGCATTGCATCCTGATTTTTGGTTAGACTATAAAGTAACCCCAATATATCAAGGTAATGAACTCCTTCCTCGTCAAATCGAATTGCAATATGTTGGTATTGATGCATCTGGTAAGTTACTACCTATAAGATTAAACAGCGATAAAGAACGTATCGATGAAAATGGTGTTATAACAGTAGTTTTAGAAAATTCTGCTCCTAACGTTAATCTTGATTACTTGACTGGTACTGCAACTCCTAAAAACTAA
- a CDS encoding metal ABC transporter substrate-binding protein, translating into MKKIFLTFFLLVILFATSACQKAVKPSSSQHGLSIVTSFYPIYAMTKEVSGDLNDVRMIQSGAGIHSFEPSANDVAAIYDADLFIYHSHTLESWADDLDFNLKKTKATAFEASKSLTLDRVNGLEDVEVKEGIDPATLYDPHTWTDPVLAGEEALNIGKKLSQIDPDNSEYYTKNAKSFKQKADQLAEEYHKKFKSVKAKNFVTQHTAFSYLAKRFGLKQLGISGISPDQEPSPRQLTEIQAFIKEYKVKTIFAEDNVSPKIAHTIAKATKAKVKTLSPLESAPRGDKSYLENLRKNMEVLYQNLK; encoded by the coding sequence ATGAAAAAAATATTTTTGACTTTTTTTCTGTTAGTTATTTTGTTTGCAACTTCTGCTTGTCAGAAGGCAGTAAAGCCTAGTTCTAGTCAGCATGGACTATCTATTGTGACAAGTTTCTACCCGATATATGCTATGACAAAAGAGGTTTCAGGTGACTTAAATGATGTGAGGATGATTCAGTCTGGTGCTGGGATTCATTCCTTTGAACCCTCAGCTAATGATGTAGCAGCTATATACGATGCAGATTTATTTATTTATCATTCACATACTTTGGAATCTTGGGCAGATGATCTGGATTTTAATCTGAAGAAAACGAAAGCTACTGCGTTTGAAGCTTCAAAATCATTAACTTTAGATAGAGTTAATGGATTAGAGGATGTTGAAGTCAAAGAGGGAATTGACCCAGCAACCTTATATGACCCTCATACTTGGACAGACCCTGTTTTAGCTGGAGAAGAAGCACTGAATATTGGAAAAAAATTGAGTCAAATAGATCCGGATAATTCAGAATACTATACTAAAAATGCTAAGTCATTTAAGCAGAAAGCAGATCAATTAGCTGAGGAGTATCATAAGAAATTCAAATCAGTAAAGGCTAAGAATTTTGTAACTCAGCATACAGCCTTCTCTTATTTAGCAAAACGTTTTGGATTAAAACAATTAGGCATTTCAGGGATTTCCCCAGATCAAGAGCCATCACCACGTCAACTAACTGAGATTCAAGCATTTATTAAAGAGTATAAGGTGAAGACTATTTTTGCTGAGGACAATGTTAGTCCGAAGATTGCTCATACTATTGCTAAAGCAACTAAAGCTAAAGTTAAAACTTTGAGTCCGTTGGAGTCTGCACCACGTGGTGATAAATCGTATCTAGAAAATCTTAGGAAAAATATGGAAGTTCTTTATCAAAATTTAAAATAA
- a CDS encoding pneumococcal-type histidine triad protein, translated as MKKKYIYTSSAVAILLASHIGLYQLGKLQADTNHKDNKIAYVNDIKKSTQASKKDKTMDQISAEEGITAEQIVVKITDQGYVTSHGDHFHFYNGKVPYDAILSEELVMTDPNYQFKQSDVVNEVLDGYIIKVDGKYYVYLKPGSKRKNIRSKQEIAEQAAKGTKEAKEKGLAKVSHLSKAEVVAVNKAKSQGRYTTDDGYIFSPTDVIDDFGDAYLVPHGNHFHYIPKKDLSPSELAAAQAYWNQKNGRGSHQTDYQPFPFPNPAPHRGSTWHNSPNHGPHNGNHGSSSHRPNGNSSSDKHNNKDFEGKSFKELLDLLHSMDLKDRHVESDGLIFEPTQVVRANDFGYVIPHGDHYHIIPRNQLSALEILLADRYLAGQTHDTPKPHQPDKDKTKKVIHTFLGPSIIAYGKGLDGKPYDTSDNYVFSKNSIYSVDKSGVTAKHGSHFHYVGFGELEQNELDQVAEWLKAKGQDKELAKALGQSEGEEKFPFDAKKVSLKVVNNGKVGYMMTKDGRDYFYDREHLDLTQIAFAEQELMLKDKNNYKYDIKNDGIEPALLVNLDSLPMHVGNASYDTGTEFIIPHIDHIHVVRYSNLSKEQIATIKYLMSHPEVRPEPWTQPHGKGEKKTHTEQPKYIVNVTPVEKRQGLPNWMVIHSVEEVQQALKEGRYATTDGYIFNPHDILDPKTFVWRDGSFSIPRAEGGSLRAIRKNDLSESEWQKAQEFVAQRRASDAAREKKTDKKSPVEKSPEKSSEKPVAPSVNPAPNEDKSNEVRTTVPLPKEEERNLPEASKPEKVQPSESNSSTNYGLDSGTLQTRIAQIAQKEGVDPKQMTLLPTGVQFTDKTGHLVLYDIKTLQKIG; from the coding sequence TTGAAAAAGAAATATATCTACACTAGTTCAGCAGTTGCTATTTTACTAGCTAGCCATATAGGGCTTTATCAATTAGGTAAGCTTCAGGCTGATACAAACCATAAGGATAACAAAATTGCATATGTCAATGATATCAAAAAAAGCACGCAAGCGTCTAAAAAAGATAAAACCATGGATCAGATTAGCGCTGAAGAAGGTATCACTGCAGAACAAATAGTAGTTAAAATTACCGACCAAGGCTATGTTACATCACACGGAGATCATTTCCACTTTTACAATGGTAAAGTGCCTTATGATGCGATTCTTAGTGAAGAATTAGTAATGACTGACCCTAATTATCAGTTTAAACAATCTGACGTTGTTAATGAAGTTTTGGACGGCTATATTATTAAAGTAGATGGGAAATACTACGTTTATCTCAAGCCAGGAAGTAAGCGTAAAAATATTCGTAGTAAACAGGAAATAGCTGAGCAGGCTGCCAAAGGAACAAAGGAAGCAAAAGAAAAGGGTCTAGCTAAGGTATCTCATCTTAGTAAAGCAGAAGTTGTAGCGGTTAATAAAGCTAAAAGCCAAGGGCGTTACACAACTGATGATGGTTATATCTTTAGTCCAACTGATGTGATTGATGATTTTGGTGATGCCTATTTAGTTCCGCATGGCAACCATTTCCATTATATTCCCAAAAAAGATTTATCTCCAAGTGAATTAGCAGCCGCTCAGGCCTACTGGAATCAGAAAAACGGTAGAGGCTCGCATCAGACTGATTACCAGCCATTCCCGTTCCCAAATCCAGCTCCTCATAGAGGCTCAACTTGGCATAACTCTCCAAATCATGGTCCTCATAACGGTAATCATGGCTCCTCTTCACATAGACCAAATGGAAACTCGTCTTCTGATAAACACAATAATAAAGATTTTGAGGGCAAATCATTTAAAGAGCTTTTAGATTTATTGCATAGTATGGATTTAAAAGATCGTCATGTTGAATCAGATGGACTGATATTTGAACCAACACAAGTAGTAAGAGCTAATGATTTTGGTTATGTTATTCCTCACGGGGATCACTATCATATTATTCCTCGTAATCAATTGTCAGCTTTGGAAATCTTGTTAGCTGACCGCTATTTAGCAGGACAAACGCACGACACTCCAAAACCACATCAACCAGATAAAGATAAAACTAAAAAAGTTATTCATACATTTTTAGGACCTTCTATTATAGCTTACGGTAAAGGGCTTGATGGTAAGCCTTATGACACTAGTGATAACTATGTCTTTAGTAAGAACTCTATTTATTCTGTTGATAAATCCGGAGTAACTGCTAAACACGGTTCTCATTTTCACTATGTGGGATTTGGTGAATTAGAACAAAATGAACTGGATCAAGTTGCAGAATGGTTGAAAGCCAAGGGTCAAGATAAGGAATTAGCAAAAGCTTTGGGGCAATCAGAAGGAGAAGAGAAGTTCCCGTTTGATGCTAAAAAAGTCAGTCTTAAAGTAGTTAATAATGGTAAAGTTGGTTATATGATGACTAAAGATGGTAGAGACTATTTTTATGATCGTGAACATCTTGATTTAACACAGATTGCTTTTGCAGAGCAAGAACTGATGCTCAAAGATAAAAATAACTATAAATATGATATTAAAAATGATGGTATTGAGCCAGCACTACTGGTAAATCTTGATAGTTTACCAATGCATGTTGGTAATGCCTCTTATGATACAGGAACTGAATTTATTATTCCTCATATTGACCATATCCACGTGGTTAGGTATAGTAATTTATCAAAAGAACAGATTGCTACAATCAAGTATTTAATGAGTCATCCAGAAGTTCGACCAGAACCATGGACTCAGCCACATGGTAAAGGGGAGAAGAAAACACATACAGAACAACCTAAGTATATTGTTAATGTCACACCAGTGGAAAAACGTCAAGGTCTGCCAAACTGGATGGTTATCCATTCAGTAGAAGAAGTTCAACAAGCACTTAAAGAAGGCCGCTACGCTACGACGGATGGTTACATTTTCAATCCTCACGATATCCTTGATCCAAAGACATTTGTTTGGAGAGATGGCTCCTTCAGTATTCCTAGAGCAGAAGGTGGCTCTTTAAGGGCTATCAGGAAAAATGACCTATCTGAGTCTGAGTGGCAAAAAGCTCAAGAATTCGTTGCTCAGAGAAGAGCTTCAGATGCTGCACGTGAGAAAAAAACAGATAAGAAATCACCGGTTGAAAAATCACCCGAAAAATCATCTGAAAAACCAGTTGCTCCAAGCGTGAATCCGGCCCCTAACGAAGATAAAAGTAATGAAGTAAGGACGACCGTTCCATTGCCAAAAGAGGAAGAGAGGAATCTTCCGGAAGCGAGCAAACCAGAGAAGGTCCAACCTTCAGAAAGTAATAGTTCAACCAATTATGGGTTGGATAGTGGCACCCTGCAAACTCGTATCGCACAAATAGCCCAAAAAGAAGGAGTTGATCCTAAACAGATGACTCTCCTACCAACTGGTGTTCAATTTACTGATAAAACTGGTCATCTCGTTCTATATGATATTAAAACCCTACAAAAAATCGGTTAA
- a CDS encoding Spi family protease inhibitor, which translates to MGIDFVRTEAQARHEAEIFCQEHTQHKGNVRIQQLIYPLDSNHTSSEVYIYSLFPTGFILVSGDTRAHTILGYSFDNELDINQKNVWSMIEAYQEQIKSLD; encoded by the coding sequence ATGGGCATTGATTTTGTTAGAACAGAAGCGCAAGCGCGTCACGAGGCTGAGATATTCTGTCAAGAACATACACAACATAAAGGTAACGTGCGCATACAGCAGTTAATTTATCCTTTGGATAGTAATCATACAAGTAGTGAAGTATACATCTATTCTCTCTTTCCAACAGGCTTTATTCTCGTATCCGGAGATACAAGAGCACATACAATTTTAGGGTATTCTTTTGACAACGAACTTGACATCAACCAAAAAAATGTATGGAGCATGATAGAAGCTTATCAAGAACAAATTAAATCTCTGGATTAA
- a CDS encoding peptidoglycan bridge formation glycyltransferase FemA/FemB family protein, which produces MSISVVNVGKDKTDFDLFVEQHPYGNLLQSSSWAQVKNNWQSCQLAFYQDQELVACASILIKKVIKNIKVAYIPRGPIVDYKNPELVKSVFKALKEYSHKEKFLLLKCDPNFLFDRENLKQTDYCQQMIEEMEKMGYSWTGLTFNLSDTIQPRFQANKYLKQDSFNDYQKHVNRLTKTATKKGVEIIKGSEDEVRLFSELVVRTEQRKNIHLRNYDYFKKIKDTYKNKAEFYFATINIDKQLAKQKERLLQLENDLAETPGHQKNRLKELKQQKASVLKQVDELTALAENNPSQLVVAGVLGIRFATGIELLYASMDERFKHYYPQYLLDTEIFKRCHQEGLSWANMGGVEGNLEGGLSVFKLSFKPTIEEYIGEFNLSPNQQLYRLGKDAYRIYKKIAKTITVKASKKLSLKKDQGKH; this is translated from the coding sequence TTGTCAATATCAGTAGTAAATGTAGGAAAAGATAAGACGGACTTTGATTTATTTGTGGAACAACATCCTTATGGAAATCTTTTACAATCGAGCTCATGGGCACAGGTGAAGAATAATTGGCAGTCTTGTCAGCTTGCGTTTTATCAGGATCAAGAATTAGTAGCATGTGCTTCTATTTTGATAAAAAAGGTGATTAAAAATATTAAAGTTGCATACATACCAAGAGGTCCTATAGTTGATTATAAGAATCCGGAGCTTGTAAAGTCTGTTTTTAAAGCATTAAAAGAATATAGTCACAAAGAAAAGTTCCTCTTATTAAAATGTGATCCTAATTTTCTATTTGACAGAGAAAATCTTAAGCAAACAGACTATTGTCAACAGATGATTGAAGAGATGGAAAAAATGGGTTATTCGTGGACTGGTTTGACTTTCAATTTGAGTGACACTATCCAACCTCGTTTTCAGGCTAATAAATATCTAAAACAGGATTCTTTCAACGATTATCAAAAGCATGTTAACCGCCTGACTAAGACGGCCACTAAAAAAGGTGTAGAAATTATTAAGGGCTCTGAAGACGAAGTTAGACTTTTTTCAGAACTTGTTGTTCGAACAGAACAAAGAAAAAATATCCATTTACGAAATTATGATTATTTTAAAAAGATAAAGGATACCTACAAGAACAAAGCAGAGTTTTACTTTGCTACAATTAACATTGATAAGCAATTGGCAAAACAAAAGGAACGCTTGTTGCAATTAGAGAATGATTTAGCAGAAACACCAGGACATCAAAAAAATCGCTTGAAAGAACTTAAGCAACAAAAAGCTTCGGTACTTAAACAAGTTGATGAATTGACAGCTCTGGCCGAAAATAATCCTAGTCAATTAGTTGTTGCAGGTGTGTTAGGAATACGCTTTGCTACGGGGATAGAGTTACTCTATGCGAGTATGGATGAACGATTTAAACACTATTATCCTCAATACCTTCTAGATACGGAAATTTTCAAGAGATGTCACCAAGAAGGTCTAAGTTGGGCAAATATGGGTGGTGTGGAAGGAAACCTTGAAGGTGGTTTATCTGTTTTCAAGTTATCATTTAAACCAACTATTGAGGAATATATTGGAGAGTTTAATTTATCACCTAATCAGCAACTCTATCGATTAGGTAAAGATGCCTACAGGATTTACAAAAAAATAGCTAAAACTATAACGGTTAAAGCATCAAAAAAATTATCACTAAAAAAAGATCAAGGTAAACATTAA
- a CDS encoding Rgg/GadR/MutR family transcriptional regulator, with amino-acid sequence MELGETVEFIRHSKNIPIKQVCGDYLTRQTYHRFIKNNLDISSTKLLYILDNLNVNVDEFLFISNNFKRYQEFIDMDTAKHYFENQDTTGLHQILTSYKDSKSTKEKNLFALVKVLLAMLTNEDCLKERLYLSNYLVNIETWSHYETVLFNNCMFIFDSNFIEIIFSKVILNLDKYNTLRCYGNESIRMFVNMLILFIQRQEYQKAAEILAQIKNYSLNEDCLYERCCITFFEGIIDIIHGKEGAERKCEKILQVFELLNCKTIHKMFKAYLKDIKNKVKYA; translated from the coding sequence ATGGAACTTGGCGAAACTGTCGAATTTATTAGGCATTCGAAAAATATTCCCATTAAACAAGTTTGCGGTGATTACTTAACTAGACAGACTTATCACCGCTTTATAAAGAATAATCTTGACATTTCTTCTACAAAGCTACTTTATATCTTAGATAATCTAAACGTAAATGTTGATGAATTTCTCTTTATTAGTAATAACTTTAAAAGATATCAAGAATTTATCGACATGGATACGGCTAAACATTACTTTGAAAACCAAGATACAACAGGACTACATCAGATTCTAACTTCATATAAAGATAGTAAGTCGACAAAAGAAAAGAACCTCTTTGCTTTAGTAAAGGTTTTATTAGCTATGTTAACTAATGAAGATTGCCTTAAAGAGCGACTTTACCTATCAAACTATCTTGTTAATATTGAAACCTGGAGTCACTATGAAACGGTACTGTTTAATAACTGTATGTTTATTTTTGATTCTAACTTCATCGAAATTATTTTTTCAAAAGTTATCCTAAACCTTGATAAGTACAATACACTTAGGTGCTATGGAAATGAATCTATTAGAATGTTCGTTAATATGCTTATCTTATTCATTCAAAGGCAAGAGTACCAAAAAGCTGCCGAAATTCTAGCGCAGATTAAAAATTATAGCCTAAATGAAGATTGCTTATATGAGAGGTGTTGTATCACCTTTTTTGAAGGTATCATTGATATCATACATGGCAAAGAAGGAGCCGAGCGAAAATGCGAAAAAATATTACAAGTTTTTGAACTATTGAATTGTAAAACAATCCATAAAATGTTTAAGGCATATTTAAAAGATATAAAAAATAAAGTTAAATATGCTTAA